The DNA window AGGGTGCGGGGATGAACTCCGAGCAGGGCTGCTGCGGCATGACTATCCAGTAGGGCTTCCACGCCGGCCCGGCCAACGATGGGGAGCAGACGCTCAGATGCGGGTGGTTTTTTCTCGTCGAACATCCAGACCTCCTAGTACGTGAGTTGAAGGTGAAGGTTTTCGAGATCGAAGTCCAATGAGTTTCCAAGACCTCGCTTATGCACCGGACGCATAAGTGCAGACTTTGACAGGCAGAAAGTTAAGGTCGGGCGGCGTCCGCAATGTCAATGGCGCGGGGGGAATCAAAGTTGACAACAGCCTCGCCGCCTGTGGAAAATGGTGTTCCGGCGGTGGAGAACGTCGCCATTACTGCTGCTGGAATGTTGATCCCTATTTCAAAGAGATTGGGGACGGGCCATGCAGCAGAGGTTCAAAACAAGGCATTTGGAAGCGGTTATCACTTTGGCCGAGGAGATGCACTTCGGCCGCGCGGCGGAGCGGGTCGGGTTGTCCCAATCGGGCCTTTCCCGGTGCATTCAGAGCGCAGAACACGAGGCAAATGCCAAGCTATTCGAGCGCGATCGGCGTTCAATCGAAATCACAGATGCTGGCCGATCCTACGTGGAACACGCACGTATCTCTCTCGCCCATGGGGAGAGAGCAATTCGGTCGGCTAGAGAGACGAAGGACAGGGCCGGGCATTTTCTGGAGATCGGAAAGTCACCGGATGTGGACCCCGTCCTGGTAGAGGTTCTCTACTCCATCAGATTGCCCCTTTACTCTGATCTGCAAATCAGCATTCACAGTGAGCCTTCTTCCGATCTGGCACACGGGCTGATGAGCGCTGACCTTGATGTAGCGCTCATCACGCAGCCTGAGCGAAACGCAAAACTGACGATGACCAAGCTGGCGGAGACGCCGCTTCACATCGTCGTACCACGCGAGCACAGCCTCGCATCGAAGAGCGCAATCAAACTGGCAGACCTTCGTGATGAGCGCTGGATCATCTACCAGCAGCGGACACATCCGTTGCTTTACGAGAGGATTATGAAACTGATGCGGGATGAGCATATCCATCCGAAGCATATTGACCGGATACTTTACGCGGACGAGGCGGAGCACTTGCTGATGGCTAGCCGTGGAGTTGCGCTACTGACCAAGGCGAGTGCCCTGAAACTCGATGGAAAGCGGCTTGTCGCCAAACCTCTGGAGGAGGATGCGCTGTGCCTGGACGAGTGGATCGCTGCGCGCGGGGACGATAATTCACGGCTTGTCAGCGAGTTCGTTCGCGCATTCGTCACCCGTTCGACAATCGTCCTGCAGCCATCGCAAATGATCCTGCCGATCGAGAAGAACGGCTCGCCGTCCGCAACGTGCTCATCGTCGTAGCTTGTTCAAAGCTCGTCGGGTGCGAAGAAGCTCATTGGCTTTTTATAGACCTTGCAGATGGCCCAGAGTTCGGCCACGTCAATCGCTCGTTCCCCGGACTCGCACTTGTTCAGGTAGGAATGTGCCATCCCTAACTTGAGGGAAACTTCCCGTTGCGTCAGGCCGGCCTCTAGCCGCGCAGAAATTAGTTTAGACAAGACTCCGGCGTAGTAATCTCTCATCGCGGGACTGCGCCCCTTCCGAGATTTCCGAGCCTCCGGTTTCGCTTTTTCTGCCACATAGGAAGTGTGGTGAACGGTTGACCCGATCCCCTAATAAGGGACATTATGGATCGATCGAAACGAGGCGAGCTGATGTCAGAATCGAAGCTGGAATTCCCCGAAGTCGTTGGCAAGATGGTCGCCGAACTGTCCGTCATTGAGGACCCCGAGTTCGGGAAAGAAGTTCTGGTTCGATTCGCGGATGGCACCCAGCTTTCAATCGCCGTCGGCGTTCGTCAGGTAATCGACGCGAGGTACTGCAACGAAGAGATGCCAGACCTTCCTATTTCTCACCGGCAATCA is part of the Granulicella aggregans genome and encodes:
- a CDS encoding helix-turn-helix domain-containing protein; translated protein: MFDEKKPPASERLLPIVGRAGVEALLDSHAAAALLGVHPRTLQRMVLRGQITGVQVGKLWRFRASAIDHWIDQKQAG
- a CDS encoding LysR family transcriptional regulator; this encodes MQQRFKTRHLEAVITLAEEMHFGRAAERVGLSQSGLSRCIQSAEHEANAKLFERDRRSIEITDAGRSYVEHARISLAHGERAIRSARETKDRAGHFLEIGKSPDVDPVLVEVLYSIRLPLYSDLQISIHSEPSSDLAHGLMSADLDVALITQPERNAKLTMTKLAETPLHIVVPREHSLASKSAIKLADLRDERWIIYQQRTHPLLYERIMKLMRDEHIHPKHIDRILYADEAEHLLMASRGVALLTKASALKLDGKRLVAKPLEEDALCLDEWIAARGDDNSRLVSEFVRAFVTRSTIVLQPSQMILPIEKNGSPSATCSSS
- a CDS encoding helix-turn-helix domain-containing protein; the protein is MRDYYAGVLSKLISARLEAGLTQREVSLKLGMAHSYLNKCESGERAIDVAELWAICKVYKKPMSFFAPDEL